A genomic stretch from Pontibacter liquoris includes:
- a CDS encoding RluA family pseudouridine synthase, which produces MIENTDLEQDSAEDSDDLYEHHRIVVDKGQALLRLDKFLMDRLPNVTRNKLQSAIRSESVQVNQQPVKVSYKVKPQDVITITLAEPPRDTNVVPENIPLNILYEDDELLVVNKEAGMVVHPAYNNWNGTLVNALTYYLQNLPTARNGEGRPGLVHRIDKDTSGLLVIAKTEYSMAYLARQFFDHSIERTYIALVWGSPKEDAGTITGHVGRSAKDRKVMTVYPEGDYGKHAVTHYKVLRRFKYVSLLQCNLETGRTHQIRAHMKYLGHPLFADATYGGDKILQGMPTGSYKTFVENAFKLMPRQALHARSLGFIHPATKAFIQFDSELPEDFRNVLEKWALYEEQ; this is translated from the coding sequence GTGATTGAGAATACCGATCTGGAACAAGATAGCGCCGAAGACTCAGACGACCTGTACGAGCACCACCGCATTGTGGTAGATAAAGGCCAGGCCCTGTTGCGGCTGGACAAGTTTCTGATGGACCGGCTGCCAAATGTTACGCGTAATAAGCTGCAAAGCGCCATTCGCTCTGAATCGGTGCAGGTAAATCAGCAGCCCGTAAAGGTAAGCTACAAGGTAAAGCCGCAGGATGTGATCACCATCACCCTGGCCGAACCCCCGCGTGACACCAATGTTGTCCCTGAGAACATCCCGCTTAACATACTGTATGAAGACGACGAGCTGCTGGTCGTAAACAAAGAAGCGGGCATGGTGGTGCACCCGGCCTATAATAACTGGAATGGTACCCTGGTAAATGCCCTCACCTATTACCTGCAGAACCTGCCCACAGCGCGCAACGGCGAAGGACGGCCCGGCCTGGTGCATCGGATTGACAAAGATACTTCCGGCTTGCTGGTGATAGCGAAAACAGAGTATAGTATGGCTTACCTGGCCAGGCAGTTCTTTGATCACAGCATCGAGCGGACCTACATAGCCCTGGTATGGGGCTCTCCAAAAGAAGATGCCGGCACGATTACAGGCCATGTAGGACGCAGTGCAAAAGACCGCAAGGTCATGACGGTCTATCCGGAAGGTGATTATGGCAAGCATGCTGTGACGCATTATAAAGTGCTGCGGCGCTTTAAGTATGTCTCGCTGCTGCAATGTAACCTGGAAACCGGGCGTACGCACCAGATCCGGGCGCATATGAAATACCTGGGCCACCCGCTTTTTGCTGATGCTACCTATGGCGGGGATAAGATCCTGCAGGGCATGCCCACTGGCAGCTATAAAACCTTTGTAGAAAATGCTTTTAAGCTGATGCCGCGGCAGGCACTACATGCCAGGTCGCTGGGATTTATACATCCTGCAACAAAAGCGTTCATCCAGTTTGATTCCGAACTGCCCGAAGACTTCAGGAATGTGCTTGAAAAGTGGGCTCTTTACGAAGAGCAATAG
- a CDS encoding OmpH family outer membrane protein, translating to MMNKIKTLVAAFLLISFASFAQSGGQPLKFGYTNVEYILLQMPESKQIESELKTHSTQLENQLQTKYTEYQGKVDAYQKSAATMDKTIRDDKEKELMNLNNSIQEFQRNAQASLQAKEKSLVDPVIAKIDKAIKDVAKENGYTYVISNQALLAGPEDGDISPLVLKKLGVDPTKVQPEPAPAASNPAASPAKTPAKSPAKTPAKSSKKKN from the coding sequence ATGATGAACAAAATCAAAACCTTAGTAGCAGCGTTTCTACTGATCAGCTTTGCGTCTTTTGCACAAAGCGGTGGCCAGCCTCTAAAATTTGGTTATACGAACGTAGAGTACATCCTGCTGCAGATGCCAGAGAGCAAGCAGATAGAGTCTGAGCTGAAAACACACAGCACCCAGCTGGAGAACCAGCTCCAGACCAAGTATACGGAGTACCAAGGCAAAGTAGACGCGTATCAGAAAAGCGCTGCTACCATGGACAAAACCATCCGTGACGACAAAGAGAAAGAGTTGATGAACCTCAACAACTCTATCCAGGAGTTCCAGCGTAATGCGCAGGCTTCTTTGCAGGCAAAAGAAAAGTCGCTGGTAGATCCGGTTATTGCTAAAATCGACAAAGCCATCAAAGATGTGGCCAAAGAGAATGGCTATACTTACGTGATCAGCAACCAGGCTTTACTGGCTGGTCCTGAGGATGGTGATATCTCGCCGCTTGTACTGAAGAAGCTGGGCGTAGACCCAACAAAAGTACAGCCTGAGCCAGCTCCGGCAGCATCAAACCCGGCCGCTTCGCCAGCGAAAACGCCTGCTAAGTCGCCAGCTAAAACACCGGCCAAGTCTTCTAAGAAGAAGAACTAA
- a CDS encoding OmpH family outer membrane protein: MKKFLFIFVTGFLLATVSQAQKIGYIDSNFILSKLPDYNKVQQEMDKYAENWQREIEGMQKDLDKLKQDYKAEEVLLTEEMKQKRQAEIAKKENEVRDYQRKVFGYQGMMFKRRQDLMRPIQDKVFTAVEKVSKAKGVQIMFDKSGDLVMIYTNPVHDYTEYVLEELGLAPEQNTAGKQAGGTLVDKPEDLPQTDSLDQQQESAPEPQQKTKPKPASKKKSNN; this comes from the coding sequence ATGAAAAAGTTTTTGTTCATCTTTGTAACCGGCTTTTTGCTTGCAACTGTTTCGCAAGCACAGAAGATTGGTTATATTGACTCAAATTTTATCCTGAGCAAGCTGCCCGACTATAATAAAGTGCAGCAGGAGATGGATAAGTATGCCGAGAACTGGCAGCGCGAAATTGAGGGAATGCAGAAAGACCTGGACAAACTTAAACAGGATTACAAAGCCGAAGAGGTACTGCTGACCGAGGAGATGAAGCAAAAGCGGCAGGCCGAGATAGCTAAAAAAGAAAACGAAGTACGCGATTACCAGCGGAAAGTGTTTGGCTACCAGGGCATGATGTTTAAGCGGCGCCAGGATCTAATGCGTCCTATCCAGGACAAGGTTTTTACAGCGGTAGAAAAAGTGTCCAAAGCCAAGGGGGTGCAGATCATGTTTGATAAATCCGGCGACCTGGTGATGATCTATACCAACCCGGTGCACGATTATACTGAGTATGTGCTCGAAGAGCTGGGATTGGCACCAGAGCAGAATACAGCAGGAAAACAGGCAGGCGGCACGCTGGTTGATAAGCCGGAAGATCTGCCGCAAACAGATTCGTTAGATCAGCAACAAGAGAGTGCGCCGGAGCCGCAGCAGAAAACAAAGCCAAAACCGGCATCAAAAAAGAAGTCTAATAACTAA
- the bamA gene encoding outer membrane protein assembly factor BamA, whose protein sequence is MTRCIWVLVLLLWAGTASAQILNNPSQSNPVDYSQPKQYRIGDIKVTGTNFLDPNALISVTGLKVGDEITVPGEDISRAIQKLWDQGILGDVEVYVTKIEGNEIFLNFELKERPRLSRFTITGVSKSQQEALQGKISLQRGKVVTDAVLNSTRNVIRNYYLEKSYLNVKTNITQRPDSLLPNSVVLNVAIDKGNKVKIANIDIVGNEAFPDKKLKRQLKKTKEKRFYKIFTSSKYQKSEYEADKQKLIDFYNTQGYRDATIVSDSVYKVSDDRLAIQITVDEGQRYYYRNITWKGNYIYDDAYLSRVLGIEKGDVYNKEELDKRLNYNPTGIDVSALYQNDGYLFQSIDPVEVAVVGDSIDIEMRVFEGAQATIDKVTVTGNDKTSDYVILRELRTLPGQKYSRDDLIRSRNELAALGYFDPESIGLNPVPNPVEGTVDINYSVVEKPNDQISLSGGWGGPIGAVGTVGLTLNNFSTRKFFDWSAWRPIPSGDGQRLSLNVQANGKYYQSYSLSFTEPWLGGRKPNSLTVSLYKTVRTIPDVEQEQRLNVDGASVSLGRRLNWPDNYFQMSHSLSYNRYNLNNFPLYPGFTDGTSNSISFINTIARSSIDNPTFPRSGSSLSLSLNLTPPYSLFTDKKNNFEYVEFNKWMFDASYFVNLAGNLVLNARAHFGFLGSYGSANVGPFERFKMGGSGLGGGNILVGTEYIGLRGYDDESVVNTANQTLRSAGGVAYDKYVLEARYLISPNPAATIYGLTFLEAGNSFGSLQEYSPFKLYRSAGVGARIFMAAFGLLGFDYGWRLDDVPGQPDMKRGQFHFIIGQQIR, encoded by the coding sequence ATGACAAGATGCATCTGGGTGCTTGTGTTGCTGCTTTGGGCAGGCACAGCTTCGGCTCAAATTCTGAATAACCCTTCCCAATCGAACCCTGTCGACTATTCGCAGCCGAAACAGTACCGCATTGGGGACATCAAGGTGACCGGCACAAACTTTCTGGACCCCAATGCCCTGATCTCAGTAACAGGACTGAAAGTGGGCGATGAAATCACGGTGCCTGGCGAGGATATCAGCCGTGCTATCCAGAAGCTCTGGGACCAGGGCATCCTGGGCGATGTGGAAGTATACGTGACCAAGATAGAGGGCAACGAGATCTTCCTGAACTTTGAGTTGAAAGAGCGTCCGCGTCTTTCCCGCTTTACCATTACGGGTGTCAGCAAATCGCAGCAGGAAGCGCTACAGGGCAAAATCAGCCTGCAGCGCGGCAAGGTGGTGACTGATGCCGTGCTGAACAGCACCCGCAACGTGATCCGGAACTATTACCTGGAGAAGAGCTACCTCAACGTAAAAACCAATATCACCCAACGCCCCGACTCCCTGCTGCCTAACAGCGTGGTGCTGAATGTGGCCATTGATAAAGGGAATAAAGTAAAGATTGCCAACATTGATATTGTGGGCAATGAGGCATTCCCGGATAAAAAACTGAAGCGCCAGCTGAAAAAGACGAAAGAGAAACGCTTCTACAAGATCTTTACCTCCTCTAAATACCAGAAGAGCGAGTACGAGGCCGATAAACAAAAGCTGATCGACTTCTACAACACGCAGGGTTACCGCGACGCGACCATTGTTTCTGATTCTGTTTACAAAGTGAGCGATGACCGCCTGGCAATCCAGATCACAGTGGATGAAGGCCAGCGCTATTACTACCGCAACATTACCTGGAAAGGCAACTACATCTACGACGATGCTTACCTGTCCAGGGTGCTGGGCATTGAGAAAGGCGATGTTTACAACAAGGAAGAATTGGACAAGCGCCTGAACTATAACCCGACTGGCATCGACGTATCGGCGCTGTATCAGAATGACGGTTACCTGTTCCAAAGTATAGACCCGGTAGAAGTAGCCGTGGTAGGCGACTCGATTGACATCGAGATGCGCGTATTTGAAGGCGCGCAGGCTACGATCGATAAAGTAACGGTAACCGGCAACGATAAGACGAGCGATTACGTGATTCTGCGCGAGTTGCGTACGCTGCCTGGCCAGAAGTATAGCCGCGACGATCTGATCAGATCACGCAACGAGCTGGCTGCCTTAGGCTATTTCGACCCGGAATCGATCGGCCTGAATCCGGTACCAAACCCGGTAGAGGGCACAGTAGACATTAACTACAGCGTGGTGGAAAAACCAAACGACCAGATCAGCTTATCCGGTGGTTGGGGTGGCCCGATCGGCGCGGTAGGTACCGTTGGCCTTACGCTCAACAACTTCTCTACCCGTAAGTTCTTCGATTGGAGTGCCTGGCGGCCAATACCAAGCGGCGATGGGCAGCGCCTGTCGCTTAACGTGCAGGCCAACGGTAAGTATTACCAGTCGTACTCGTTGTCATTCACAGAGCCGTGGCTGGGTGGCCGTAAGCCAAACTCCTTAACGGTGAGTTTGTACAAAACTGTCCGCACCATTCCGGATGTAGAGCAGGAGCAGCGCCTGAACGTGGATGGCGCCTCTGTAAGTTTGGGCCGTCGCCTGAACTGGCCGGACAACTACTTCCAGATGAGCCACTCGCTGTCGTACAACCGCTATAACTTGAACAACTTCCCGTTATATCCCGGCTTTACCGATGGTACTTCAAACAGTATCTCTTTTATTAACACCATCGCCCGCTCCAGCATTGATAACCCGACATTCCCAAGAAGTGGGTCGTCGCTGTCGCTGAGCCTGAACTTAACCCCGCCTTACTCGCTGTTTACAGACAAGAAGAACAACTTTGAGTATGTGGAATTTAACAAATGGATGTTTGATGCCTCGTACTTTGTAAATCTGGCAGGGAATTTGGTATTAAATGCCCGGGCACACTTTGGCTTCCTGGGGTCTTATGGTTCTGCTAACGTAGGTCCGTTCGAGCGCTTTAAGATGGGTGGTTCCGGCCTGGGAGGTGGTAACATCCTGGTAGGTACCGAATACATTGGCCTGCGTGGCTACGATGATGAAAGCGTGGTGAACACGGCGAATCAGACATTGCGCTCAGCTGGTGGTGTGGCCTACGACAAGTATGTGCTTGAAGCGCGCTACTTGATATCGCCTAACCCGGCAGCTACCATCTATGGCCTGACGTTCCTGGAAGCTGGTAACAGCTTTGGCTCGCTGCAGGAGTACAGTCCTTTTAAGCTGTATCGTTCGGCGGGTGTGGGTGCCCGTATCTTTATGGCCGCTTTTGGCTTGCTGGGCTTTGACTATGGCTGGCGATTGGATGATGTACCGGGGCAACCAGATATGAAGCGTGGTCAGTTCCACTTTATCATTGGCCAGCAGATACGCTAA
- a CDS encoding isoprenyl transferase, protein MNLREQVDLDNLPKHIAVIMDGNGRWAKQRGGLRIFGHQNAIKAVRDTVEGAAELGVEYLTLYAFSTENWKRPAGEVTALMQLLVSTIRKETATLNKNNIRLKTIGNTASLPGACQRELQEAMDMTKDNTRMTLVLALSYSGRWDITQAMQRLAEDVGQHKVEAGAINETAISQYLSTAGMPDPELLIRTSGEQRISNFLLWQLAYTELYITELLWPDFRKEHLYQAIVAYQRRERRFGKTSEQLIK, encoded by the coding sequence ATGAATCTTAGGGAGCAAGTAGATTTAGACAATTTACCCAAACACATTGCCGTTATCATGGACGGCAACGGGCGTTGGGCAAAGCAGCGGGGCGGGTTACGGATATTTGGCCACCAGAATGCCATTAAAGCAGTACGCGACACAGTAGAAGGCGCCGCTGAACTGGGGGTGGAGTATTTAACACTTTATGCATTCTCGACAGAGAACTGGAAACGACCTGCCGGCGAGGTAACTGCTCTGATGCAGCTGCTGGTATCCACTATCCGCAAAGAAACCGCTACCCTCAACAAAAATAACATCCGGTTAAAAACCATTGGCAATACCGCCAGCCTGCCCGGGGCTTGCCAGCGCGAGCTGCAGGAGGCCATGGACATGACCAAAGACAATACCCGCATGACACTGGTGCTGGCGCTTAGCTACAGTGGCCGCTGGGATATTACGCAGGCCATGCAACGGCTGGCAGAGGATGTGGGTCAGCATAAAGTAGAGGCCGGTGCCATTAACGAAACCGCTATCAGCCAATACCTTTCTACGGCAGGTATGCCGGATCCGGAACTGCTTATCCGCACCAGCGGCGAACAGCGCATCAGCAACTTTCTGCTTTGGCAGTTAGCTTACACCGAGCTGTATATAACCGAGTTGCTGTGGCCGGATTTTCGGAAAGAGCACCTTTACCAGGCTATTGTAGCTTACCAGCGCCGCGAGCGCCGGTTTGGCAAGACAAGTGAACAACTAATAAAGTAA
- a CDS encoding DUF6089 family protein — protein sequence MTLQHIKQALLICCILQIGGVFFSGSTYAQSSMTTSELGLGLGGANYKGDLAPDYRFLSNQPALTIFYRRDISNPITLRGGLMLSHRILDDNTLGDPAYDLPYPNYRQAELRLSMGELSAVMEYNFLDYYDLKQRPRFSPYFFAGVAGLVYGARLSSENVTLQPELDKPSDTRLALAIPFGVGIKYALSKHWNLGLEFGARKVLTDKLDYLTEQDSKRLANPNDKDWYYYNGVSISYTFYRINCPPGYKATPGILD from the coding sequence ATGACATTACAGCATATCAAGCAGGCACTCCTTATTTGTTGCATACTACAAATCGGGGGTGTTTTTTTTAGCGGTTCTACTTACGCCCAAAGTTCCATGACCACCAGCGAGCTGGGTCTGGGCCTGGGGGGCGCCAATTACAAAGGTGATCTGGCCCCGGATTACCGATTTCTGAGCAACCAGCCGGCCCTGACGATCTTCTATCGCCGGGATATCTCTAACCCGATTACCCTACGCGGCGGACTGATGCTAAGCCACCGCATTCTGGACGATAATACCCTGGGCGACCCCGCCTACGATTTACCTTACCCTAACTACCGGCAGGCCGAGCTGCGCCTGAGTATGGGCGAACTATCAGCGGTGATGGAGTACAACTTCCTGGATTATTATGACCTGAAGCAGCGCCCGCGCTTCTCGCCTTATTTCTTTGCCGGCGTAGCAGGCCTGGTGTACGGTGCCCGGCTCTCTTCAGAAAACGTAACGCTGCAGCCAGAGCTCGACAAGCCTTCTGACACACGCCTGGCCCTGGCCATTCCGTTTGGCGTGGGTATAAAGTATGCCCTGAGCAAGCACTGGAACCTGGGCCTTGAGTTCGGAGCCCGCAAAGTGCTGACCGATAAGCTGGATTACCTCACCGAACAGGACAGCAAGCGCCTGGCCAATCCCAACGACAAAGACTGGTATTACTACAATGGTGTAAGTATTTCTTATACTTTCTACCGAATTAATTGCCCTCCAGGGTATAAAGCCACGCCCGGCATTTTAGATTAG
- a CDS encoding DUF6089 family protein, which yields MKRLVTHVLLMTFVLSFVAIQADAQRYTAKKRYGSWGITIGAINYFGDIVPQPDFTSLRFKSTRPNVGINYTYRYAPRVSFRGALQWGRLLGSDALSASVNEGENIGRFKRNLSFRNDLKEVSAVAIIDLFENRQTYLRRPDFVPYGFVGIAVFHHNPQAYYENGSRPGLDPAYDIPTGWYELQPLGTEGQYASSGGDYPEAYKRVQISIPFGLGVRYKLNRHWDMSLEVGWRKTFTDYLDDASSAWVDKSVFLNEYGGSNPIAAVILSDRSAESGFNTQPDPSGTVYDIVPGYGTSANKKRGTKSDMDWYITSNLSLNYIIQPRVRSPKFR from the coding sequence ATGAAGCGATTAGTTACTCATGTGCTGCTGATGACGTTTGTGCTCAGCTTCGTTGCCATTCAGGCAGATGCACAACGCTATACCGCTAAAAAGCGCTACGGCTCGTGGGGAATAACCATTGGCGCTATCAATTACTTTGGCGACATTGTGCCGCAACCGGATTTTACCAGCCTGCGCTTTAAGTCTACCCGGCCCAATGTAGGCATCAACTATACGTACCGCTATGCGCCGCGGGTGTCTTTTCGCGGGGCGCTGCAATGGGGCCGCCTTTTAGGTTCCGATGCCCTGAGTGCCTCCGTGAACGAAGGCGAGAACATCGGCCGTTTTAAGCGCAACCTCTCGTTCCGGAACGATCTGAAAGAAGTAAGCGCCGTAGCTATCATCGACCTGTTCGAGAACCGCCAAACTTACCTGCGCCGCCCTGATTTTGTGCCTTATGGCTTTGTGGGCATCGCAGTCTTTCATCATAATCCCCAAGCTTACTATGAGAACGGTTCGCGCCCCGGCCTGGACCCTGCCTACGATATCCCCACGGGCTGGTATGAGCTGCAGCCGCTTGGCACCGAGGGCCAATATGCCAGCAGTGGCGGCGACTACCCCGAAGCCTACAAGCGGGTGCAGATTTCAATCCCGTTTGGCCTGGGCGTTAGGTATAAACTGAACCGCCACTGGGACATGAGCCTGGAAGTAGGGTGGCGCAAGACGTTTACCGATTACCTGGACGATGCCAGCTCGGCGTGGGTAGATAAAAGCGTGTTTCTGAACGAATATGGCGGCAGTAACCCTATTGCAGCGGTTATACTTTCGGACCGTAGTGCGGAGAGCGGGTTTAATACGCAGCCCGATCCCAGCGGCACGGTCTATGATATTGTGCCCGGCTATGGCACTTCGGCCAACAAGAAGCGGGGTACCAAATCAGATATGGACTGGTATATTACCAGCAACCTGAGCCTGAATTATATCATACAACCAAGAGTCAGAAGTCCGAAGTTTAGATAA
- a CDS encoding NAD kinase: MKIAILGKPFSDNIAPFIQSLFDELHNRGADLIVVEHFYLYLRNTISLPAGIQTFNRGDKLVGVDVVLSIGGDGTLLDTVTYVGAQELPILGINTGRLGFLATIPFDSIPVALDAFYKGHYTLDDRALIRVDADQEIFDGINFGLNEFSLQKRDTSSMIVVHTYLDGEYLNSYWADGLVVATPTGSTGYSLSCGGPLVLPQTNNFVISPVCPHNLNVRPMIVSDKSVISFEVEGRSSSYLASLDSRSIPIDMHVQLAVRRESFVARLVKLNHVNFLSTLRNKLNWGLDKRNNLLT; the protein is encoded by the coding sequence ATGAAGATAGCTATACTTGGCAAGCCTTTCAGCGACAACATCGCTCCATTTATACAGTCCCTGTTCGATGAGCTGCACAACCGCGGCGCTGACCTGATCGTGGTAGAGCATTTTTACCTTTACCTGCGGAACACCATCAGCCTGCCGGCAGGCATTCAGACCTTTAACCGGGGCGATAAGCTGGTGGGCGTAGATGTGGTGCTCAGCATTGGCGGCGACGGTACCCTGCTGGATACGGTGACGTATGTGGGCGCCCAGGAGCTGCCTATACTTGGTATTAACACCGGGCGTCTGGGCTTTCTGGCCACCATTCCGTTCGACAGCATTCCGGTAGCGCTCGATGCGTTCTACAAAGGCCATTATACGCTGGACGACAGGGCGCTGATCCGGGTAGATGCGGACCAGGAAATCTTTGATGGCATTAATTTTGGCCTCAATGAGTTTAGCCTGCAAAAACGGGACACCTCGTCCATGATTGTGGTGCATACGTACCTCGACGGCGAATACCTTAACTCTTACTGGGCCGATGGCCTGGTAGTGGCTACTCCTACGGGGTCTACCGGCTATTCGCTTAGTTGCGGGGGGCCGCTTGTGCTGCCACAAACCAACAACTTTGTTATTTCCCCCGTCTGCCCGCATAACCTTAATGTGCGGCCCATGATCGTATCAGACAAAAGCGTAATCTCCTTCGAAGTGGAAGGCCGCAGCAGCAGTTATCTAGCTTCTCTGGATTCCCGGTCCATCCCCATTGACATGCATGTGCAGCTTGCCGTACGGCGCGAAAGCTTTGTGGCCCGCCTGGTAAAGCTTAACCATGTCAACTTTTTATCTACGTTGCGAAATAAATTGAATTGGGGCTTAGATAAACGCAATAATTTATTAACGTAA
- a CDS encoding BamA/TamA family outer membrane protein: MVQLRSVLLIGLLLLCRIAAADPCQVPAVVMAGVTLQGNETTRDQVLLQELTFAPGDTVAAAALEPLLEDNRKRLYNLRLFHHVTYTYTCQEGRVQVTYQVQERFYLYPIPVFDYADRNFNAWLEKKDWHRIDYGVNLIRRNFRGRNEDVRLRVQQGFNRRLELVYRVPYISRSKGLGLEVGAFDYRSRTINYTNRQNKQAFYEQQEGLPIRRTSFAVALLQRQSVQRQQALTLGYGTEHISDSVAHLNPAYYGKGLHERQYLRLELSKVINLRNTFAYPLSGSYFEAALGHTFFLHNSGTPYTTLRAKYVNYTRLADKLFYTVGAEGQLRLARQYAFADNVALGFRSLVRGYQLYVVGGQHYGLFKQGLSRQLVDIKSIKLNFIDNPKINSLPLAVYLNAFTDAGYVVDKAFEEHNPLTNRLLVGGGLGLHVVTFYDLVLRMEYAVNREGDRGLYLGGRFPF; this comes from the coding sequence GTGGTGCAACTGCGTTCCGTTTTGCTTATTGGGTTGCTGTTGCTCTGCCGCATCGCCGCAGCGGATCCCTGCCAGGTGCCGGCCGTTGTGATGGCGGGCGTAACGCTGCAAGGCAACGAAACCACCCGCGACCAGGTATTGCTGCAGGAGCTGACCTTTGCCCCCGGCGATACGGTGGCAGCCGCTGCGCTGGAACCCCTGCTGGAAGACAACCGGAAGCGCCTCTATAACCTGCGTCTTTTTCATCACGTCACCTATACCTATACTTGCCAGGAGGGGCGGGTGCAGGTTACCTACCAGGTGCAGGAGCGGTTTTACCTTTATCCCATCCCTGTGTTTGATTATGCCGACCGCAACTTTAACGCCTGGCTGGAGAAGAAAGACTGGCACCGCATTGATTATGGCGTAAACCTGATCAGGCGCAATTTCAGGGGCCGTAACGAAGATGTGCGCCTGCGGGTGCAGCAGGGCTTTAACCGCCGCCTGGAACTGGTATACCGTGTGCCGTATATCAGCCGCAGCAAGGGGCTGGGCCTGGAAGTAGGCGCTTTTGATTACCGCAGCCGCACCATCAACTATACCAACAGGCAAAACAAACAGGCTTTTTACGAGCAGCAGGAAGGCTTGCCGATCCGGCGTACCTCTTTTGCTGTGGCGCTGCTGCAGCGGCAAAGCGTACAGCGGCAGCAGGCCCTCACCCTGGGCTATGGTACCGAGCACATCTCTGACTCGGTGGCGCACCTGAACCCGGCATACTATGGCAAAGGGCTGCACGAGCGGCAATACCTGCGGCTGGAGCTCTCTAAAGTGATCAATCTACGCAATACGTTTGCTTATCCGTTATCGGGCAGCTACTTTGAGGCAGCCCTTGGCCATACTTTTTTCCTGCACAACAGCGGCACGCCTTATACTACGCTGCGGGCCAAGTATGTCAATTATACCCGCCTGGCCGATAAGCTATTTTATACCGTAGGGGCAGAGGGACAACTGCGGCTGGCCCGCCAGTATGCCTTTGCCGATAATGTGGCACTTGGCTTCCGGTCGCTGGTGCGGGGCTACCAGCTTTATGTGGTAGGCGGCCAGCACTACGGTTTGTTTAAACAGGGTTTGTCGCGGCAGCTGGTGGATATTAAAAGCATAAAGCTTAACTTTATCGATAATCCGAAGATTAACAGTCTGCCGCTGGCCGTATACCTCAATGCCTTTACAGATGCCGGCTATGTGGTGGATAAGGCCTTTGAGGAACACAACCCGCTTACCAACCGCCTGTTAGTGGGCGGCGGCCTGGGCCTGCATGTGGTCACTTTTTACGACCTGGTGCTGCGGATGGAGTATGCGGTGAACCGCGAAGGAGACCGCGGCCTTTACCTGGGTGGGCGTTTCCCGTTCTAA
- a CDS encoding CBS domain-containing protein gives MIAEELINQMIPPLKLYDTVEKALRWMDEFRVNELPVVSNRKYLGLATELSLIELSDRAQQLKEIPLEYQDVHVQQHQHFYDVMEAAIKNKIQVVPVLDEEHDYIGIITINDTLAAFGQMSALQGQGSILVLSMAERDYSLSQISRLIEEENVKILSAYVSPDELDPYQIKLTLKLNASDLTRIIATLERFEYRITAQFNDGSNYDVGRDRLDMLLKYLDI, from the coding sequence ATGATCGCAGAAGAACTCATCAACCAAATGATTCCGCCGCTGAAGTTGTATGATACCGTGGAGAAGGCTTTGCGTTGGATGGATGAGTTCCGTGTAAACGAGCTGCCGGTGGTTAGCAACCGCAAGTACCTGGGCCTGGCAACCGAGCTGAGCCTGATCGAGCTGAGCGACCGCGCACAGCAGCTGAAAGAAATTCCGCTGGAGTACCAGGACGTGCATGTGCAGCAGCACCAGCACTTTTACGATGTGATGGAGGCGGCCATCAAAAACAAGATTCAGGTAGTGCCCGTGCTCGACGAAGAGCATGATTATATAGGCATCATCACCATAAACGATACCCTAGCAGCCTTTGGCCAGATGTCGGCTTTGCAGGGGCAAGGCAGCATTCTGGTGCTGTCGATGGCCGAGCGCGATTATTCACTGAGCCAGATCAGCCGCCTCATTGAGGAGGAGAACGTCAAGATCCTCAGCGCCTATGTATCGCCTGACGAGCTGGACCCATACCAGATCAAGCTCACCTTGAAGCTCAATGCCAGCGACCTTACCCGAATCATCGCCACCCTCGAGCGCTTCGAATACCGCATTACAGCCCAGTTTAACGATGGCAGCAATTACGATGTGGGCCGCGACCGGCTGGACATGCTCTTAAAATACCTAGATATTTAA